The genomic window CCTCAACTCTTAATCGACGCCAACCCCGTCTATATTTGCGTGTTATTCTGCCACGAATCAGTTGTGGAAGACGGACGCGATGTACTACACGGCTAACTGCAGCGCCCCCTGCAGTAGTGGCTGCGCCAACGCCACCGACGTCAACTGCGCCGTCGCCTGCTGCAACAGCACTGGCTGCCTTGCCGACACCTTTGCATCCCTGATGACGACCACCACGTCCGTGGGTACGAGACACGTCGAGCTGCCACTTCAAATAGCATTACATTTTCAACCCAATCAATTTTGTTTTCGCCAAGCAGTCGCTCCGACCACCGCATCCGTCACCGCGGCGATGACCGTGGCCCCTACCGGTCAAGCTACGACAGCTAAAGTAGGACAAAAAGACAAAGGCATAGTCCAAGCTGATCACCGGCCAAACTTTGCTGCTCTCTTGTCGTCTCAGGGAAACAAATGCCACCAAGGGACTTGCACCGGCGCTACCTGCTACAGCAGCTTCAGCAACACACTGGAGACATGCTCCTCCACACAGCTGCAATGCCAGGTGAGGGAGGACATGCCGAGGGAACGCCAGCTGAGGTTCAGTTCACAAATGAAAAcccttttatttacatttgataTTCAACCTGACAGTAACAACAGGGTTCCAGACGATGGCGCCAAAGTCATACTTTTATTCAAAGTTAGCTTTCACCATGTGTTCCGTCCGCATTCCTTCTCCAGTTGAGCCAGCAAACGGTCAACGGCGCCACGCAGTGGACCGCGGGCTGCACCACCACCTGCTCGGAGCAGACGCCGTGCAGGGGCGCCACGTCGCCTCCCTGCCACCTGGAGTGCTGCGACGCCGGCGCCGTGTCCTGCCTGCGGCTCAACGGGACACTTAACCACGTTTCCTCGGATGCCGCGGGCGCTCGTCTACCCTCGGGATGGAGCACGACGGCGATGTGCCTCCTGCTGGCTTTGGGCCTCCTGTTGTGAGGAGGCCAAATCCATCCCCCTAGTCTATGTTGCTGATGTGTGGTTGTAGTTTACAAGATGTTTGGTGACATTTAAACACACACTTGTCCGTTTTTAGCACATTTGAAGGTTCCGCACAATTCGACAAAAGTATTGAAAAGACAACATGTTACGTTTGGTGAGGAAAATGCAACATGAAGCGCTTCCAATGATATTTAGGGAAATGTGCCTTACCAATTGAGGTTGGAATAAGTCTGCATAATCGAGAGAATCAACAAAATGATTCAGTTGAGGTTTCAAAAGTGACCATTTGGTCGATTTCTTTCCTCATTGTGTAGGCATGTCTTGCCCTCGTCGTTTTCCCCCCACGAAAATACTTTCTCTTCATTTCTATCGTTTATAAAGCCATGGCAAGAATGACGTAGCTGTGACAATATAGTTCACATTATGATGCACTTTATGCAACACCAGCAGGGAACGGTTACAAAGTGTGGTCGCGATGTTTGCGCAGAGGCATTTCTTTCGTTACTTTTGGGTTGTTCTTATCGCTGTTTGAAATTCCCTTGCCAATGTCTTAGTTGAGATGACGTGTCGTTTTCATGTCAATTTGGAAATCAAGTCAAGAGTTTTGTGTTGTATCAAATATGGACATTTctgtttggaaataaatcttaTCAACCATCTGCCTGGGGAATATTGATTGCAAATCATGATGCTAAACGATTGTACAAACTAAAACGCTTGAGCGGCAGTTCGGAAATGGGGTAAATCATCCACTAGAGGGTGCTGTTTTCCTTCTGAACGTTACAGCCGTGTCTCCTTTCACACCAAAAAGCAGACAGAGTGCACGTAGCTCATTTACTttgagcgcgcgcgcgcgcgcggatGCTCGCGTTTCCACACGTTGGTCTGTTAGTTtgcatgagtgtgtgcgtgtgcgcgttttGACAGCCCtgttgtgacgtcactcgggtGCGGGCTTCAGAATCAGTGCGTGGCAGTCGTGTGAAAACCAGCagggacagacagacacacagcagCCG from Syngnathus typhle isolate RoL2023-S1 ecotype Sweden linkage group LG10, RoL_Styp_1.0, whole genome shotgun sequence includes these protein-coding regions:
- the LOC133161271 gene encoding mucin-2 isoform X6 produces the protein MAASTFQTYTDPIGVSTPRLVLVALLLLAMSGVTSGATSPVSATPISSTTPTMAASPNSGSMMMSTTETYPATTMPMSGSPNTGSGNATVMMTSTSTGSMANMTMTTMGTIYCPVFSCNCSECKAMYASQNATQCASGEWCQLWKTDAMYYTANCSAPCSSGCANATDVNCAVACCNSTGCLADTFASLMTTTTSVAVAPTTASVTAAMTVAPTGQATTAKGNKCHQGTCTGATCYSSFSNTLETCSSTQLQCQLSQQTVNGATQWTAGCTTTCSEQTPCRGATSPPCHLECCDAGAVSCLRLNGTLNHVSSDAAGARLPSGWSTTAMCLLLALGLLL
- the LOC133161271 gene encoding uncharacterized protein LOC133161271 isoform X5; protein product: MAASTFQTYTDPIGVSTPRLVLVALLLLAMSGVTSGATSPVSGTAASTSIATPISSTTPTMAASPNSGSMMMSTTETYPATTMPMSGSPNTGSGNATVMMTSTSTGSMANMTMTTMGTIYCPVFSCNCSECKAMYASQNATQCASGEWCQLWKTDAMYYTANCSAPCSSGCANATDVNCAVACCNSTGCLADTFASLMTTTTSVAVAPTTASVTAAMTVAPTGQATTAKGNKCHQGTCTGATCYSSFSNTLETCSSTQLQCQLSQQTVNGATQWTAGCTTTCSEQTPCRGATSPPCHLECCDAGAVSCLRLNGTLNHVSSDAAGARLPSGWSTTAMCLLLALGLLL